In the Dysidea avara chromosome 14, odDysAvar1.4, whole genome shotgun sequence genome, TTATCCTTTCCATTTCAAACATTCAAATACTATActgcatacaaaactacaagtaTTAAACTAGAAGACAGTGTTTgtaataaaactattatatataagacagccaagtacagccactAATACTAACAGATACTATCAGGTTAATTATTCAGGGCAATGTTTAGGCACAAACACAGATGTTCATTGTTGGCCAGTATAAACATACATCATAGTGTACATGTCATGTAATGttgagtgtatatatatatatatatgtgtgtgtgaacATGTACTTGAGATTTCTGAATATTGGCAGGTGTACTACACTGGTTGTCACTCATGGAGATTAAAGTGGCATCAGTTTCCTCAACCATTTGCACCTGCTGCTCTCCACTGTCTCCACTATCACCATAGTAATGCACAATGGCATCATTGTCAGCTTGAAGGTAAGGACTTTCCCTGTAACTCTTTGGTAGGGCATTCCAACCCCATTCTGCTTTCAAGCTAATAACTGCAAACATATGTTTGCAGGGCAGGTGCCATCGTATCCAATCTTTGCATGTACAAGAGGGTTGCAAAAAATTTACTGTGTGTTTAAAGGTATCCAATTTCTTAATTTTAAATATTCCATCTTCACTTAAGACAATGTCCTCATCATCATATCGATTTGACCTAGCTTTTCTTTCTAAGCAGTGTAGAACAACTGACCGTGGCTTGCCATGCAGGTAATTGGGGACGACAtcattgtattctctatacatTGGTGAGCCTTTTAGATTCTGAAGGACATAGTTCCTGTGTAAGTCAGGTAAAAAGCGGTCTGACAGCTGTGTAACTAAAGCGGATAAGGTGAATGATTTCCTCCTTGGCATGAATTTATATTTGAACAGTTTGTTCATGGCCTCAGTTCCATTGTTAGTATCTACAGCTGCATAGAAGTTGTGATCTCGAAATGCCCGAGCCCAACGCTACAAATTAAAGAAGATATAATAAGCACAAGATTCCACAACATACGCACAGttagggctgggggatagtatgaaCATATCAGAATATCAGGATGGTATTGCTATCGTGTATCACCTATCATTTGAAAAATTACTATCAGACAGTAAttaaaatgtaaaaaaacaaaaaaaaaatttgaaatattCATGCAAAACAattgtaaaaataatatttgggaACACAAACCAGGGTAAAAAGCCTGTTTAGTCTCCTAGACAAAAACATATCCATAAGTACATCTATCCTTGCATATCTCTGTGAAGGTAATAAGTGGATTTTCACTATTCGTTATACTATTGTCTATCGTGAACAGCATCTTACTATCGTTCAGACATTGAAAAATTCACTAACACCCAGCCCTAGCACAAATACCATACATAATTACTGTTCCTCAACAACCCTACACTCTTCAATAGAATACATACCTCATTAATACACCACACTTACAGTAAACTGCAGAAAAAAGTTAACGTTTCGTAATTTTAATTACGCTGTAGTAGCGTAATTACAAAGCGTAATtacgaattatgctctattggtaactatgagtatattgtatatatggctggtgaaaaactacttttttgcataattacagaTTACGGTCAAAacgtaattacagtacaaacatggtaattacttagtaatcacaccgtaattacaattacgaaacgttaactttattttgcaacctactgtacaTCAACTATAGATTATTAATTTAACATACTGTACCTGCCATATGCCATTTGCAAGCAATATTACTACTACAGAATACACTTGCACAGAAATGCAAGTTATTTATATTAAACATGACCATGTCTACAGTAGCATATTTTGTGCTATTTAGTTCAAGAATATTGCATAGCTTTAGACTGAGCCCGAAAATATGGTGAGCACTTGTTATACCTATGCAATACCCTAACTCATAATCTTAGTTGGTAGATCTGCATTAATATAAATTATGATGACCTGTATACACGCATGCAGTGGTGAATGCAATAGTGTAGATGTTTAAGGCCGACATTCCCTTTGTGCAATAAAACTTAGGAACATTTCACCAAAAAAGCATCCcgaaaatgttttttttttgtgccAACAATTACCATCCATCCTACTTAGTTTCACACTCCCATCACTGTACCTACCATTCCACATGTGACTTGTTATAGAGGTTAAGCTCACCTTGGGGGAATTAAGCCATGAGCCCACCAACCAATTACGGACATTTTCATGCTGTTTCCACACAGTAGACTTCTGTAGTTTCTCCAATGACTGTTTGTAGTGGAAGTCACAAGCTAATTCACTAGCAGAAGGAGCCCATGCACAATCACGTAGCAGTGACAATAACTGTTCTCTTTCATCTGTACTGAGACCATTCTTGTGATCTTGAATCCAACGGGTCCACGCCTGTTCACGGTGAAAGTCACACCCGTACACTGTAACACCAGGGAATGTTTGCTCTAATGCTGAGATCTCAGCTTCTGAAAAATCGGACATAAAAAATGGAGGATTCCATTCAGGGTTCCACGAACGAAGGACTAACAGTGCTTCTTTAATAGATACAGCACATTCGGACTGCACAATGAAGTCAGCAACAACACAATATCCAACGTTGGTTCTGACACACACAAAGAACAGTGGCAGCTCATATCTCATGGTTTTGTATGTTGCATCAATCAGGGAAATATAGTTTCCATACTTGATCAGCAATTCTTGCTGCCAAGCTACCTGATGAACCCACAATAATGATTCACTGGCATTAGGATCATCTTGTGACTGTTGGTCACTACATGGTCTGAAGAAAAACTTTTCATTCTGTTTTTCATTTCTCCATCGAGCAACCAGTTCTTGTAGATTTACCTGATCTAGCTTTGAGAATTGCAAACCAAGCCTGGCCTTGTACATGTGGTTTCGTATGTCAGTTGGTGTAGGGTAGTATGCACGGTTGGTTTTGTCAGGTAGCTGATCCCTAAATTCTGCTTTCACAAACTGCTCCAGATAGCGTTGGACTTCTGCAACATCTGAATATCCTTCCTTCACTAATTCTTCAATTTTTGCTGCTACCACTGGACTGACCTTCTGCACCACTCCTGCAATAGGTCCAATGAAATGTTTCTGGTGTGCTTCATTTGTTGGTAGGGAGACATAAAACCTTCTAACACTTTCAATGTCAGTACCTTCTGCAAGTGCACTCTTAAGAGAGTGTAATTTGTCTTCCTTTACTTTCCGCATTGCCCTAGCAGACAACCCATCAAGTTCAACACAAAACTGTGGAAATACTTTAAATTCTTTTATGACTACATGTGCTGGACAACCAAACTTGCGAGTCGATTGCAAGCAAACTCTATCAGACTTGCGTTCATACTTTTTAAAGTAATGCCTACCATGCTGGCAATCTAAATACTGAGTCCTCACTATTGTAAAGGGTGTATTATTAAACTCTGCAACTGTATCACCAAATTTGTGGGTCCAATAGAGCTTTGAAGGCTTCATCTGAAAATGTAAAATACAAGCATGATTATATATTCACCATAGAGTGTAACATAAATTTCATTTATGAAACCTAGTGGCTAAAATACTTCTTTTTACCACCAGCCCTAACCTGAGACTGGAATTGCATTACTTGATGAAGTGCCAAGTAACATAACGATCATACATTACAGTTATTACTACAGGacattaaaaatatattaatgaTGATGTTTAAACACTTGGGTTTTatcaacatgcatgctacacagcactATAGGACACTATGTCACATTAGTTGTCCCTGTGGGTacaaatgctttacagcacattgAAGGGAAGATTGAATTTCAGTATACTTACATGATGGCACAAGTTCTTTAGAAGTAATATCATTATACATGCTACATTGAGCAGTGCTGGTatttaatgcttggtctctgTTCCCGACATTAAAATGTGGGTCCTGCaagtagggcaggtaccaatgctagtatgtATATAGTTTTACTTTGTCTAATTTTTATAACTAGCCCAATCATTGTTATTTTCCAACTCCATCACCAAGATAAAATCATGACAAATAATTCCCTACCATTGATGGGTCATTTTCCTTCTCTCCATCACCATCCTCAAGTAACTCTTGTTTGCTGCCAGCATCATTTGTACAGCCATGGGTGATTGAAGTGCGTATTCCCCATGTGGTGGTAGTAGCAATCCTATGTGATTGTAACACTGGCTCTAAACGTTCCACAAATCCACTGTAGTAGTTTCCATGTTTCTTTAGCCCAATACACCACTCCATCACGTTTAAACTTTGCCGCCACTAGACCTCACGTGATACCAGGTGCTTATGCACGATTTACAGGCGCTTATGGTTAAGTGACGTAATGTCATGAACAGTTGTGAAAAGAGCGATTCCCCAGTTggtcccaggggcggatccagagtttggaaagaggggggggaacctttctgaaaaacagttgaagaccaaaaaaaaaaaaaaaaggtcacgacaataatagctagttatccttaccaactatatcacgtctgttatgtaaaataaaatcctatttatagcttcataggtaagctacactgcctcatgaacgttgtgactgctttattagagtaattgactgctctattagagtatctcgatcttgtatgcaatttcttgaagggggggcatttgccccaaatgccccatcctggatccgccattgggtcCCCCTCTGCCATAAGTGGTCCACCACTGGCTTTATCATAGACTCGATCACAGATCTTTGAGAAAGCGTAGGGCTAGGTACAAAGTGCCCGACCTAGCTTCCCGTTCCACTGTGGCCTTCGAGGTGGCCTTATAATTGTACTAGTATGCGTATgtgttatacaagatcgagatagtctaatagagcagtcagtaaatactctaatagaacagtcacctaacatcTACAATTGCATtggtacatgtacatttagcctgctaaggatatcttgTAAATGAAATACATGcgatcttgtgtatgccattctttaggtctataataataatctgctggcatgATTGTCACTTTAATGCtcctatacaactcttgatcaatgtagtccacatAAAAAGCAGTATGATCTAAACCATTTAAGATATTTTGTTCTGCaaaaagctttagcttctggggggcacagatccctactccatatactggtgcaccccctttgataaaccctggatcagctgctgtaaacattaGGGGTAAAAACCATGCATAGATaccacaatggcggatccaggatggggcatttggggcaaatgcccccccttcaagaaattgcatacaagatcgagatactctaatagagcagtcaattactctaataaagcagtcacaatgttcatgaggcagtgtagcttacctatgaagctataaataggattttattttacataacagacgtgatatagttgttaaggataactagctattattgttgtgaccttttttttttttttttggtcttcaactggttttcagcaagtttttttggtcttcaactgtttttcagaaaggtgccccccctctttccaaactctggatccgcccctgataccaTAGTATCTATGTAAAAACACTATAGATAGCTAGTACATAGAGTGGAACCtatcttaacaaactccccaaattaaggacacaatagaaaaaacctccatggTCCCAAACGGTctggtcaatacatttttacctctgaaaaaggaaaacctctatattacagtaAAAAGTGGCCAAAACTTCTGGGTCTTacaatgtccataatagagaggttccactgtacaattaaaCTTACAGCTTAATGCCGAcaaaataaattacatataaatgacataataacaaaactgtAGCTGATACTATTATATTAGTGTTCACAGTATTGAAATTGACTGGCACAATCCACTGGCAGAGCAAGAGGCTACTGGAAGTTTATCGGCTGTGATGCCTGAGCATATAATGTACCCACATCCACACATTACAGCTACAGTGCTAtctaaatgatgatgaaaagtatAATGGCTTAATGAACATCACGTAAATACAATTATAAGAGATTCTTGGAAAGTTAATCTTATGTCGTTGACATGAAGCATGATTAAATTAGGAGCTGGATTTTCATACAAGTATAATAGCACCTTCACTGATTTCATGCACAACACTATAATGCAGTCCATGATgagctgatattgtagtcattaagTCACCAGAAAGGTCGGTGCCATCTGAATCAATAGCTATGTAGCAGTTGTAAACTGGAACTGCAATTTCACCATCTATAATTAAAGTatttgagctctttacagctatTGACCATACACTGCACAGTCAAGGAGTATAATGTACAAGAAGAGAATGTCATAATATCAAGCAATAGAGATACCAGATATCATTTTCAAAgataattgttt is a window encoding:
- the LOC136244161 gene encoding uncharacterized protein isoform X3; its protein translation is MKPSKLYWTHKFGDTVAEFNNTPFTIVRTQYLDCQHGRHYFKKYERKSDRVCLQSTRKFGCPAHVVIKEFKVFPQFCVELDGLSARAMRKVKEDKLHSLKSALAEGTDIESVRRFYVSLPTNEAHQKHFIGPIAGVVQKVSPVVAAKIEELVKEGYSDVAEVQRYLEQFVKAEFRDQLPDKTNRAYYPTPTDIRNHMYKARLGLQFSKLDQVNLQELVARWRNEKQNEKFFFRPCSDQQSQDDPNASESLLWVHQVAWQQELLIKYGNYISLIDATYKTMRYELPLFFVCVRTNVGYCVVADFIVQSECAVSIKEALLVLRSWNPEWNPPFFMSDFSEAEISALEQTFPGVTVYGCDFHREQAWTRWIQDHKNGLSTDEREQLLSLLRDCAWAPSASELACDFHYKQSLEKLQKSTVWKQHENVRNWLVGSWLNSPKRWARAFRDHNFYAAVDTNNGTEAMNKLFKYKFMPRRKSFTLSALVTQLSDRFLPDLHRNYVLQNLKGSPMYREYNDVVPNYLHGKPRSVVLHCLERKARSNRYDDEDIVLSEDGIFKIKKLDTFKHTVNFLQPSCTCKDWIRWHLPCKHMFAVISLKAEWGWNALPKSYRESPYLQADNDAIVHYYGDSGDSGEQQVQMVEETDATLISMSDNQCSTPANIQKSQGGIKRQLKTESVKVRQMLKQLEILTYSMDNIDVLVNFNQCLKKLYEETQSKMPRAALP
- the LOC136244161 gene encoding uncharacterized protein isoform X2 translates to MILLLKNLCHHMKPSKLYWTHKFGDTVAEFNNTPFTIVRTQYLDCQHGRHYFKKYERKSDRVCLQSTRKFGCPAHVVIKEFKVFPQFCVELDGLSARAMRKVKEDKLHSLKSALAEGTDIESVRRFYVSLPTNEAHQKHFIGPIAGVVQKVSPVVAAKIEELVKEGYSDVAEVQRYLEQFVKAEFRDQLPDKTNRAYYPTPTDIRNHMYKARLGLQFSKLDQVNLQELVARWRNEKQNEKFFFRPCSDQQSQDDPNASESLLWVHQVAWQQELLIKYGNYISLIDATYKTMRYELPLFFVCVRTNVGYCVVADFIVQSECAVSIKEALLVLRSWNPEWNPPFFMSDFSEAEISALEQTFPGVTVYGCDFHREQAWTRWIQDHKNGLSTDEREQLLSLLRDCAWAPSASELACDFHYKQSLEKLQKSTVWKQHENVRNWLVGSWLNSPKRWARAFRDHNFYAAVDTNNGTEAMNKLFKYKFMPRRKSFTLSALVTQLSDRFLPDLHRNYVLQNLKGSPMYREYNDVVPNYLHGKPRSVVLHCLERKARSNRYDDEDIVLSEDGIFKIKKLDTFKHTVNFLQPSCTCKDWIRWHLPCKHMFAVISLKAEWGWNALPKSYRESPYLQADNDAIVHYYGDSGDSGEQQVQMVEETDATLISMSDNQCSTPANIQKSQGGIKRQLKTESVKVRQMLKQLEILTYSMDNIDVLVNFNQCLKKLYEETQSKMPRAALP
- the LOC136244161 gene encoding uncharacterized protein isoform X1, coding for MEWCIGLKKHGNYYSGFVERLEPVLQSHRIATTTTWGIRTSITHGCTNDAGSKQELLEDGDGEKENDPSMMKPSKLYWTHKFGDTVAEFNNTPFTIVRTQYLDCQHGRHYFKKYERKSDRVCLQSTRKFGCPAHVVIKEFKVFPQFCVELDGLSARAMRKVKEDKLHSLKSALAEGTDIESVRRFYVSLPTNEAHQKHFIGPIAGVVQKVSPVVAAKIEELVKEGYSDVAEVQRYLEQFVKAEFRDQLPDKTNRAYYPTPTDIRNHMYKARLGLQFSKLDQVNLQELVARWRNEKQNEKFFFRPCSDQQSQDDPNASESLLWVHQVAWQQELLIKYGNYISLIDATYKTMRYELPLFFVCVRTNVGYCVVADFIVQSECAVSIKEALLVLRSWNPEWNPPFFMSDFSEAEISALEQTFPGVTVYGCDFHREQAWTRWIQDHKNGLSTDEREQLLSLLRDCAWAPSASELACDFHYKQSLEKLQKSTVWKQHENVRNWLVGSWLNSPKRWARAFRDHNFYAAVDTNNGTEAMNKLFKYKFMPRRKSFTLSALVTQLSDRFLPDLHRNYVLQNLKGSPMYREYNDVVPNYLHGKPRSVVLHCLERKARSNRYDDEDIVLSEDGIFKIKKLDTFKHTVNFLQPSCTCKDWIRWHLPCKHMFAVISLKAEWGWNALPKSYRESPYLQADNDAIVHYYGDSGDSGEQQVQMVEETDATLISMSDNQCSTPANIQKSQGGIKRQLKTESVKVRQMLKQLEILTYSMDNIDVLVNFNQCLKKLYEETQSKMPRAALP